One Cloacibacillus sp. genomic window carries:
- a CDS encoding universal stress protein: MKMLIAVDFSPVGREAAFNGYRYAQQLGADVTFLHIVPAMATPLEGYNMHFYITPEAHSTEEKVKEAAAKEINTLVDEIKEKYGALPDGHKCGVRVNVADNPGSEIIRVADSDGYDIIVIGNKGYTTLERMILGSTALKVVNQAKCSVLLYRHQ; the protein is encoded by the coding sequence ATGAAAATGTTGATCGCAGTGGATTTCAGCCCCGTCGGACGCGAGGCGGCCTTCAACGGTTACCGTTACGCGCAGCAGCTGGGAGCGGACGTCACCTTTCTCCACATAGTCCCCGCGATGGCTACGCCGCTCGAGGGCTACAATATGCACTTTTACATCACCCCAGAGGCCCACAGCACAGAAGAAAAGGTCAAAGAGGCGGCGGCCAAAGAGATCAATACGCTGGTTGATGAGATCAAAGAAAAATACGGCGCGCTGCCCGACGGGCATAAATGCGGCGTCCGCGTGAACGTGGCGGACAACCCCGGAAGCGAGATCATCCGCGTCGCCGACAGTGACGGCTATGACATCATCGTAATCGGAAACAAGGGCTACACGACGTTGGAACGCATGATCCTCGGCAGCACCGCGCTGAAGGTCGTCAACCAGGCCAAGTGTTCTGTTCTTCTTTATCGTCACCAATAA
- a CDS encoding 2-phosphosulfolactate phosphatase produces the protein MKYIFDVAFLPSEVLKDHDVRIVVDLLRATTQITTFFDGGGSVLVPLREVEAAFEMKERLGGDWKIMGERGGLPAPGFDFGNSPLELLEAGVPEFAIITTSNGTRALMRASEGCGRVLAGCARNAEAVCWDAICSGNNVGIICAGRNGEFSLEDTVCAGMLVEKLLALAPANGAEEMELTDGAMSAMALWHHFGPDITAVCQESMHGKILSGLGFDNDLFFCGEVDSSSTVPVLKDVDGVPALVGR, from the coding sequence TTGAAATACATATTCGACGTTGCGTTTCTTCCCTCTGAAGTTCTTAAGGATCATGATGTACGGATAGTGGTGGATCTCCTGCGCGCGACCACCCAGATCACCACCTTTTTCGACGGCGGCGGCAGCGTGCTCGTCCCGCTGAGGGAGGTCGAGGCGGCCTTTGAGATGAAGGAGCGGCTCGGCGGAGACTGGAAGATCATGGGAGAGCGCGGCGGCCTGCCCGCGCCGGGCTTCGATTTTGGCAATTCGCCGCTGGAGCTGCTGGAGGCCGGCGTGCCGGAATTTGCGATCATCACCACCTCAAACGGCACGCGCGCGCTGATGCGCGCCTCCGAGGGCTGCGGGCGCGTACTCGCGGGCTGCGCGCGCAACGCGGAGGCGGTCTGCTGGGACGCCATCTGTTCGGGGAATAATGTCGGGATAATCTGTGCCGGGCGCAACGGCGAATTTTCGCTCGAGGATACGGTCTGCGCGGGAATGCTGGTGGAGAAGCTGCTGGCCCTAGCCCCCGCGAACGGTGCGGAGGAGATGGAGCTCACCGACGGCGCGATGTCGGCTATGGCGCTCTGGCACCATTTCGGACCCGATATCACGGCGGTCTGTCAGGAATCGATGCACGGGAAGATTCTCTCGGGGCTTGGCTTTGACAACGACTTGTTTTTCTGCGGCGAGGTCGACTCGAGCTCCACGGTGCCGGTATTAAAAGATGTCGATGGCGTGCCCGCGCTGGTCGGCAGATAG
- a CDS encoding iron-containing alcohol dehydrogenase: MDEIMARPFNFRMPREVIFEAGCSALAASKAAALGAKRPVFVTGRSMAESAELARLLDGAKAAGMEPLHWSEVEPEPPVELLYRAAADISDFGGDCLIAFGGGSSMDFAKMAAVLAKYPAIRVDEMVGSEKVPARGLPTVMIPTTAGSGSEVSAVAVFSFPEDKMKKGVAGGNMVADIALVDPLLTLGLPAHITAAAGMDALVHAVESYLSLGTNRLTQDLALAAIRKIVPNLALCVREPGNVGARTAQAYGSLTAGMAFAMSGTAGVHAMAYPLGGEFHVPHGEANTAMLRWVMEYNLEGCQERFVPIAEAMGIRTEGMSPERAASAALDAMIALGEECGVKTRLRDFGIPKEACSRMAPAAIKEKRLIGNNPRRLTEEAVRKIYERAW; encoded by the coding sequence ATGGATGAAATTATGGCGCGACCCTTCAATTTTCGTATGCCGCGCGAGGTTATCTTTGAGGCGGGCTGTTCCGCGCTGGCAGCCTCGAAGGCGGCGGCCTTAGGCGCGAAGCGTCCCGTCTTTGTGACGGGACGCAGTATGGCGGAGAGCGCGGAGCTGGCCCGGCTGCTTGACGGGGCGAAGGCCGCGGGTATGGAACCGCTGCACTGGAGCGAGGTAGAGCCGGAGCCGCCCGTCGAGCTCCTTTACAGGGCGGCGGCGGATATCAGTGACTTTGGCGGGGACTGTCTCATCGCCTTCGGCGGCGGCAGTTCGATGGATTTTGCCAAGATGGCGGCGGTGCTCGCGAAGTATCCCGCGATAAGGGTGGATGAGATGGTCGGTTCGGAAAAGGTGCCAGCGCGCGGTCTGCCGACGGTGATGATTCCGACGACGGCGGGCAGCGGTTCGGAGGTCTCGGCGGTCGCCGTCTTCTCTTTCCCCGAGGATAAGATGAAAAAGGGCGTCGCGGGCGGCAATATGGTCGCCGACATCGCGCTCGTCGATCCGCTGCTGACTCTCGGCCTGCCGGCCCATATCACCGCCGCCGCGGGGATGGACGCGCTGGTGCACGCCGTTGAGTCGTATCTTTCGCTGGGCACGAACCGGCTGACGCAGGATCTGGCCCTCGCCGCGATAAGGAAGATCGTTCCCAATCTCGCCCTCTGCGTGCGCGAGCCCGGCAATGTCGGGGCGCGCACCGCGCAGGCCTACGGCAGCCTCACGGCGGGAATGGCCTTTGCGATGTCCGGCACCGCCGGCGTCCACGCGATGGCCTATCCGCTCGGCGGCGAGTTCCATGTGCCGCACGGCGAAGCGAATACGGCGATGCTGCGCTGGGTGATGGAGTATAACCTTGAGGGCTGCCAGGAGCGGTTTGTGCCGATCGCGGAGGCGATGGGGATAAGGACGGAGGGCATGAGCCCGGAACGCGCCGCTTCGGCGGCTCTCGACGCGATGATCGCGCTCGGCGAGGAGTGCGGCGTAAAGACGCGTCTGCGCGACTTCGGCATCCCCAAGGAGGCCTGCTCCCGGATGGCCCCTGCGGCGATAAAGGAGAAGCGGCTTATCGGCAACAATCCGCGCAGGCTGACGGAAGAGGCGGTAAGAAAGATAT